From a region of the Triticum aestivum cultivar Chinese Spring chromosome 7D, IWGSC CS RefSeq v2.1, whole genome shotgun sequence genome:
- the LOC123166154 gene encoding uncharacterized protein — protein MDMSSASQLEQSKPLMEADVQFDSWAEKAIRNFIFEVGLGPRFVYLTSFKEMLQTVHSRDVEIPTYESMLREELKETQHRAMQLKQEWKKSGCSIIMDSWKSRCGTKSFISVLVHCSKGMYFLRSIDVSGILEDMDELVSVFSRVVDDVGARNILQVIRNDASPHMQMAWHYVQKEHDHSFFVPLCADFCINLLLEKIAAFDHVSEVLRKAKEITRFIYGNVLAYELVGRYIDDGEILSNSCFKSVAEFITLDRLVSMRENLVEMFSSPEWVSSDRSTRMFNPLDWISSGFSTTTSLFRHICGIVKTDDAFWCAAADVLKITKPFIDVLLKLESEDCPMGILYDTMASAKDIVHNLGDKYGDILHWVDEIWYGYLHTPLHAAGHMLNPRVFYKDPSCDDPELSGRIEACTTAIAKGHYDPGRLKAQIEVYKGRSGSFGSDSAIQQIVGTPQVVWWSAHGTGTPELQSFATRVLRQTCFGAKRYNISSQVSEEAHETRGADLEGLYRGLEYVHYNRRFASAAPLIGGLSGDQCGKPGRKLGSDWFLYPRHRQHIVIGSSNT, from the exons ATGGACATGTCTTCTGCGTCACAGCTTGAACAATCGAAACCCTTAATGGAGGCAGATGTTCAGTTCGATTCTTGGGCAGAAAAAGCAATACGCAATTTCATCTTTGAAGTTGGACTTGGGCCTCGTTTTGTCTACTTGACATCTTTCAAGGAGATGCTTCAAACTGTTCACAGTAGGGATGTTGAAATTCCTACATATGAATCCATGCTACGGGAGGAACTAAAAGAAACTCAGCACCGGGCAATGCAACTCAAGCAAGAATGGAAAAAAAGTGGTTGCAGTATAATTATGGATAGTTGGAAGAGCCGATGTGGTACAAAAAGCTTCATAAGTGTTTTGGTGCATTGCAGCAAAGGTATGTATTTCCTCAGATCGATCGATGTCTCTGGAATCCTCGAGGACATGGATGAGCTAGTTTCAGTGTTTTCTCGTGTGGTTGATGATGTTGGTGCCCGCAACATACTTCAAGTTATCAGAAATGATGCGTCACCACATATGCAAATGGCATGGCATTATGTGCAGAAGGAACATGACCATTCATTCTTCGTCCCACTGTGTGCTGACTTTTGCATCAACCTTCTGCTTGAGAAAATTGCAGCATTTGATCACGTCAGTGAGGTTCTAAGgaaggcaaaggaaataacaagGTTTATATATGGCAATGTGCTGGCATATGAACTGGTAGGGCGGTATATTGATGACGGTGAGATCCTGAGCAATTCTTGTTTCAAATCTGTTGCAGAGTTCATCACATTAGATAGGTTAGTTTCTATGAGAGAAAATCTAGTTGAGATGTTTAGCTCACCTGAATGGGTTTCCTCTGATCGGTCTACTAGAATGTTTAACCCACTTGATTGGATTTCCTCTGGTTTCTCTACTACTACAAGTTTGTTCAGGCATATCTGTGGCATAGTAAAGACAGATGATGCATTTTGGTGTGCTGCTGCTGATGTTTTGAAGATTACAAAACCATTTATCGATGTGTTGCTTAAACTAGAATCTGAGGACTGTCCAATGGGTATCTTGTATGACACCATGGCAAGTGCAAAAGACATAGTGCACAATCTTGGagataaatatggtgatatttTGCATTGGGTTGATGAGATATGGTATGGTTACTTGCATACCCCACTCCATGCTGCTGGTCATATGCTAAACCCAAGGGTCTTTTACAAAGATCCTTCCTGTGATGATCCTGAGCTCAGCGGTCGTATTGAGGCCTGCACAACCGCAATTGCAAAAGGACATTATGATCCAGGGAGACTGAAAGCACAAATTGAAGTATATAAAGGAAGATCAGGTTCTTTTGGTTCAGATTCAGCAATTCAGCAAATAGTGGGGACACCACAAG TTGTTTGGTGGTCGGCGCATGGGACAGGCACGCCTGAGCTGCAGAGCTTTGCCACTCGGGTCTTACGCCAAACATGCTTTGGCGCTAAAAGATACAACATCAGCAGTCAGGTATCGGAGGAGGCGCATGAGACGAGGGGAGCTGATCTCGAAGGGCTGTACCGTGGGCTGGAGTACGTCCACTACAACAGGCGTTTCGCCAGCGCGGCACCACTCATAGGCGGTCTTTCGGGGGATCAGTGTGGTAAACCTGGCAGGAAGCTGGGGAGCGACTGGTTCCTGTATCCGCGGCACCGACAGCATATCGTAATCGGATCATCGAACACATAG